The nucleotide window GAGATGATCTCTGTCAATGAGTTAATGGTGTCCAATAAGGTGTCACTGGCTCTGCTGCAGAAGCAGCTGAGTGAGACTGCTCACCAGGGCCCACGGCAGAGCTACGGCCATCAAAATGGATTCTCTGGAGGTGTGGGCGCCCTGGCCATTATGAATAATCGCCTACAGGAAACCAGTGTGGATAGGTAGCCCCAACGCGAGGGCATTAGTGCATTGCCTTCTATTGGAGCCCTAATTAGACATGTTTTATTACAAAGTTATTTAGAGAAACTCAATCATTTGTCCCATGACAAATCCAAATCCTGAATATAAAATAACACCCTCTAACTAGAGTCTGTTCAGCACCTCTCTGAGTAATTTCAATGGGAGTCTATGCCGGTAAAAGCAGACCTCCAGCATTGATTCTGGACGTCAAATAATTGATTACATTTTGTTCTATAGAGAAAGACTGAAAATAAGCCAAACAAGATTTCAAGAATTCAGCATCACTGTGAAGAGGGGTCTGATGTCCTGAAGTGATTGGCTCATTCAAAAGCAATCAGACGAAAGAAGCTACCAAGGAGCACTTAAAGGGGCCTGCTGATTTAAGAGTGCTGCACATGTCCCCTGCCCATCTCAATAAACACGGCTAAACGTAGTGCGGTAGTCAGTATTAGCTAACATACAGGCGTAAACACGATATCTACTCAACTACCTGCATAGATAAAACATTTAAGTTgtgatttgtatttaaacagcGCTCCTTATAGGCACTACAGGAGCTCATGAGCACCaagacattttaatttgttgaTTGCTCACAAGCTGTCCATTTTGTTTCGACAACGCATGTCATTGAAATTCAAAGTAATCATGAAAGACAGCAGATATCCAGGGTTTTCAAAAAGGCACATCTAATCAAACGTGGCCTGTAGAGGACGTCCTTATGCCAACAAGTGTTGTACGGATAGTCAACAGAAGGGAGAACAAGATTCAGGATCTCCTCGACTAGCTGGAGGAGATCCTCTACTATGcaagaaaacacattttaatccaTTCTGTGTCTTTCTGTATCTAAAGGTTTATATCAGTGTGAGCAGAAAAGTTCCCTCCTTAGAGACAAAATCATCCATCTTCCTCTAGTGGTCACGTTTGATGAATTGTCCGcactgtttaaaacataacaaAAGCAGTTCTTTAGCCAGTTATTGTGGGCAAAAACAAGTCGTCAATTAAATATGCTTTATTTAGCATCCAAACAGTCATGACTCTTAAAATGTAATGTCTATTCACAGCATATAATACATATAATTAATATCACAATGCAGTATATGATGCAGATACAATGAACAACTCTTAAACTGAACTGTTCTGATGCTGTTTGTTTTGTCAACTATATAAAAGATGTATAAGGCAGCACATGACATATCATCAAACCTatggaaaaaacacatttcacataTACTTTATAGAAGAACATGTTCAGAAATATGATAGATATGATAATATATAGAAACAATTGCAAGGAAATTGGTCATGTAGAACGTGTTCATGTAACATTGATTTTGATTGACTTTAGGGTGTTTGGCCAATTTTTTGATATTTTGTCTAGATTTTTGAAACGGCAACCTACTGTATAcactttttaattattttaacaaataactCTTCTTCCAAACATCACTTCAGCCAAGTGGTTCTTATTCTACATGTTTAAAGTAAGTTATAGTTTAGTTTATgtgtgaaataaatgttttcttgactaagtgtgtatgtgtgacatTTTGTTGGTAGAATTAAACATTGAATATATATTGTTTTCAACTATGAAGGATAACGATAAATGTGTGCATTCCCTTCAGCTGTCCAGTCACTAGCACTGTTAGCATTTCCTATTGAAACAAATGGATGCATGTTAGCTTTAGGCTAGCTTTTGGCTGTAGAGGAAAGActgaaattctttaaaaatattTCATTATATCTATTCTTAAAACATCATCTTCAAAATATAACTCTACAAACACATACTCCTTATTCCATCTAAAGGAAATGTACAATTTCGCAGCTGGTTGTTATTCAGTTGTACATTGATTTAAAACCGTCTGTATCTTCTGTTCACCGAAAATGAGGCAGAGGTTTGTTGCTGGATCAGTGTCTCTGAGTAAGTTTTACAAAATGTCCTTCTgtataaatataaaatgtatcAGGCTTTATTAGATCTATTCTTGCATTGTATTTGTTATGAAACGATGCTGCTTGCTATGATGTAAACAAACATCTCTGTCTGTTCATCATCTCCCTTTTTGTCAAAGTGCACGCATGAAGAAAAACAGTTTTAACATTAATTACAGTCTCTCCATGGACCCATGGCGATGAGCCGGGCTTCTCAGGAGTCTCACATCATGCCCTGGAAAGACAGGTAGTGGAGAACATAATGGTGAATACACTGTGCATAGTGAAGGGAAATGACATGTTGATGACTTGAAAGGGACACATGTATAGTTTGTACTCACATTGGGCTTGTAATGCTCTCTTTGTTGATAGTAAGCTGAAATAATGCAGTTCCTTCTGCAAAACATAGAAGTAATAGAGTGTAATTTCACAATAGAGggtacacaaaaacacacagacacacgcacacgaTCATGTTGTGTCTCTTACTTGCTCTGTATGCCTCCACCTGGTGGTAATCCAGGGATGACTGTGGATGCGAGGAGTGTGAGGACAGACAGCAGGTCAGGTTCTTCCCCTCTGGCGCACAGCTCAGAGTAAATCTCTGTTGGATAtttaaacaaaaacatgaaaaataatTTGTACATGCAGCTTAAAAAAACAGCCTTGGATGTATATTCTTTAATATTGGTTAAAAACTGTTGACCATAAAAGGAACAACACTGCCTTCTAATAATTGAATTAACATATTTGTGCTTGCTGAACAATGTGCAAACATAAAATGGGTCAAACACAataatatttacatttttgtgAAATACTAAGTAATAAGCAAAAACAGCTTCCAACTGCAGATTACAACCTACATTGCTCAGTAGTAAATTTAGCATTTGTAAGAGACTTTTTGCGAATAATACACATTTGGTGTTTTAGTGAGTAATTACCATATAAGGACAGTATACTACAGTGCCCATGTTTAGGTAATGAAGGAACAAGCTCAAGTTGGCAACAATGGAGTTCTATAGCAGAGAGGAACAATATGTATCAGATTCTGTCTACACACAAAACATTTGTTTAGCATGATATTGTAATTTAAAGGGATAAAAATGATAACTAGTCCAAGAAATGTGCTGATTGTTTTGGATTAGCATCAATTAAGATACGTATTGAAAGAAAGTGTTTCATCTCAGGTGGTAACCAAATACCCCATAAAGAAAAAAAGCATCAGACCTTCCATATTAAAACATGATCAAAACAAGTGCCTAATGTCACAGTGGATTAGCGTCCCCTGTGTCATTTCTACCCACACACCTGCTACTTTGGACTCCAGCAGGTCCTCCAGCTCGGCCTCCTGGTGCAGAGCCTCTGCTGACAGCTGGGGGGCTCCAGGGAAGCACAGCAGGATGATGCTGATGTTGTCCAAGCTGCCCTGTGGAGCAAAGTGGAGTCAACAGAGGTGAGTAATAATGGCTGACCGTACAAAATGTCAACATATGAAACATTATATCACATCATGGGTGAATAGTTTTTGAGATAGACCATTTCAACTCAAAGTCAAATAACAGATGCGGTGGAGCAGGAACATTTCAATGGAGTGTGGAAGGAGCTGTGATATTTTAAGGTCATTGTGCACATCCGAGCTGAATCTCAGTTACATAACAGATTGGCATGATGGGCATGACGGACAAAaatggatatcagcatgtgcaCATGCACATGTGTTTCTCTGACTGTTAAATGATGTCAATCCAATTAAGGGCACAACTAAACACAATAAACGTTTTCTTCTGAAAAGTGTAATTTCTCTTGACAAGCTAATATGTTATGCTACAGATTAATTACTCTATAATGAAAATGATCCTTCAATAAACACCATCAATTCTAGCAGCAATAATTCTGGATGTAATGATTACATTATGTTCCTTCATTGAACTGAAATTATTCTTTACTAAAAACACCTTCGATGAGCAATTGCATGTTCTTGTACATCAACCTTTGATCATCTGACACTCACTCAGTAAGAGTGGCTGAAATTTGTACACATTGAAATCAAGAATAATCCGGTCTAACCTGTTCTGACACCCCTGTGGTCTATTTTAATGTGGTTTTACAGAGCATCCACAGCCTTTATGAGACTAAAACaaagttgttgtttttataatgaTCCAGTTTACAGACCTTCCATATGGGTATGAACGTGTTCAATGTGAATATGATCAATACTTTTAAAACATTAGATTAAATAACTATTATGTGCTTGATGtcagggaggcgtgtggtgcagtgggttgtgcattGGTGTTCGgaccagggggtcacaggttcaaaccccactgcagtcaataTGTCGtagtgtccctgagacacttcaccccaaattgctcctgtggggattgcccacagtatcgagtatgtaagtcgctttggataaaagcatctaacaagtgacatggaaTGTAATGTCACTCCTAAACCCATAGAGAAAATGCATTTTAGTGTCTTTCAgctagttgttttgtttttaacatGCAAATGTACTGTTTTGTTTCATAGTCACTGCTCTCATAAGTGTAATTTTTAGCTGCTTCTTGCTCAGAACCAAACTGCAGACTGTTAAGTTAACGATTAGCCAGTGAAGAAAGTGGATGAATTAGCAACAGAGCTACGTGTTTCTCTTATAGTTGATGGAGACTTAAAGAGAGCTCAATTAAATCAATATTGTAAGATTTATATTCTTTGGCTGGCTGGAAACATATCTCCAAATGTATAATTAATTGCATTTTGCCTTTTGTATGAATAGACCAACTATTCTTAATATACAAAAAACAGGGTATCTAGCATACACCCCTGAGGAACTCCACACTAAAACAGTTAGTCCCAATTACACACACAAGTTCCCTCATGTTGTACTGGTCTAATCAAAGCTGTTGGGAAGAAAAGGTTAGATATAAGGAAAGGTGTTTTCCCACCTTGGACTGAGGGAAATATATTTAGATTGATTGGGAGTGGTTAGTTAGGCATATGTACTATTAATCGTTTAGAAACTGTCCATGAGCTATTTTCATAAAgctctgtttttttttctcaatgaCTGGAATGACCACAACAGCTTTCAGCTCAAGCTAAAACTCAGTACAGTCACAGTTCAAGGGATTATGTTATTATATAAAATCCACTGCCCATTAAAAATTATGCAACATAGCTTCAccctggaattgtgttttgtgtTTAGGTCGGTTAAAAGGATTTGCTAGTGAAACTACTGGACATGTAGAAATGCAATAAAGGGACTATGACTACATGCACACTGGTTTTAAGCAGCAGGTCCTGACCTTATATAGACAGAGGTCAATGACTTGAGTGCAGACGTCCCTTAGGTCAGTGCAGACACTCAGCCGGTTGTGGATGAAGGCGCACAGCTCCTCGTTGCTGATGATATCCCACACCCCGTCGCAGGCGAGCACCAGGAACTCATCGGCTGGCGAGCGCTCCACCACGCACACCTCCGGCTCTGGTGACACCATCTGCTCCGTGGGCATCCTGTTCTCTGCTCCCTTGTAGCTGAAGTCCCCCAGAGCTCGAGACACTGCCAGGGAGCCGTTGATCCTTTGGATGGACACAGTGCCGCCTGCGCTCTCAATGCGCTCTTTCTCCAGAGGGCAGTAAGGTTTGTGGTCCTCAGTGGAGAAGCATACCTGGCCAGACCGACATAGCATGGCCCTGGAGTCGCCACAGTTAGCAAAGTAGATGTAATACGGTGAGATTAGAGCGGCCACCACAGTGGTGCCACCCCTCTCCCAGCCTTCTCGACGGGCCACAGAGTGCAGATGCTTGTCTGTGTGCAGGAAGCCGTCAATGATGGCTCCTTTCACCCTTTCAGGGTCGTCCTCTGGTCCTATCCCACCTGTGTGCACAAACAAATACAGTGTTGGAATACTTAGTGTTTTCTGTGTTCcgtaaaaacacattattgcaTTGAATAAGACAGTAATATGGAGAGTTTCATGAGAGAGGATAACTGCAACAAGAGACTTTTCTACAGGAAAAAATATATTATTCCCTCGTGTTCAGTTTcagctctttcacctgtggcGAGGATCTGACCCAGAAGGTGCTGGGAGCAGTACTGTGCCACCGTGCTGCCTGCATGACCATCAAACACAGCGAAGAAGCTCCAGTCTGCCAGCTCTCCACCCAGCTGTGGCACACAGTTGTGGAAGTCCTCCATGCTGGCCCTCCAGCCCTGCATGCTCCCCAGGGCGTAGGTGAGGCCCCAGCGGGCGCAGCCCTCCTCGGTCAGCTTGTCCATGACCGGCCGGTCCAGGTAGGGGCTGgggatgacctcctccctctccccctccccctcccctggATGTTCTCCCTCTGCTGCTCCTCCACGACCCCCTTTGAAGAAAGAGCTGACCCTCTTCTCCGTCTCTTTCACCAGATGCCTCATAAAAGCAGGCATTTCCACGTTACCCTTCCTGGATGTCCTCATGGCTCTGCTGCACGGCTGCTGTTAGTCGAATCTCTTTTTATCCCGGCCTCGGTGTTTGTGGCTGGGCCTGATGCTGGGCCTGTCTGCGTAGCCCTGGCTGCTCCAGGGCTCAGAGCATGGCTGCCTGATAGATGTTCTCAGTGCTGGCTTCTACTCACCCCCCTCTCCCTGCTcatctccttcctctcctctctggaGACCTTACTAATCGGCGCTCTCTCCTCCACTCATCC belongs to Pseudochaenichthys georgianus chromosome 14, fPseGeo1.2, whole genome shotgun sequence and includes:
- the ppm1nb gene encoding protein phosphatase, Mg2+/Mn2+ dependent, 1Nb (putative), producing the protein MRTSRKGNVEMPAFMRHLVKETEKRVSSFFKGGRGGAAEGEHPGEGEGEREEVIPSPYLDRPVMDKLTEEGCARWGLTYALGSMQGWRASMEDFHNCVPQLGGELADWSFFAVFDGHAGSTVAQYCSQHLLGQILATGGIGPEDDPERVKGAIIDGFLHTDKHLHSVARREGWERGGTTVVAALISPYYIYFANCGDSRAMLCRSGQVCFSTEDHKPYCPLEKERIESAGGTVSIQRINGSLAVSRALGDFSYKGAENRMPTEQMVSPEPEVCVVERSPADEFLVLACDGVWDIISNEELCAFIHNRLSVCTDLRDVCTQVIDLCLYKGSLDNISIILLCFPGAPQLSAEALHQEAELEDLLESKVAEIYSELCARGEEPDLLSVLTLLASTVIPGLPPGGGIQSKRNCIISAYYQQREHYKPNGMM